One Sporichthya brevicatena genomic window carries:
- a CDS encoding cytochrome P450: MTIEHQLPDIDWDDDGQADFLPATNLNKPDYDPVDVSSKAFWSQLLEDQDRSFAILRRERPVSWQRPVEDAVTPDPDDPGFWALTRLEDIQRVSRDNETFISGQGVLFDMLPPIFLEMSQSFLAMDDPEHAKLRRLVSSAFTPRQVRRMEDKIREITTQCVDDIVDKGKIDFPAEFCSRFPLRVHCAIWGVPDHLAEETGAAARDVVAWADPDLLAGRDPQEVQVEACARLHDIAAEMISERRQNRRDDLMQALMDAEIDGEQLDEAQIGAFFVLMSVAGTDTTQHTTTFAVMGLTEFPEQKKWLLEDFDNRIDGAVEEFIRFGTPVMTFRRTAVRETEIAGQRIMPGDKVVFLYASGNRDDTLIDRPWELDLSRDPNPHCGFGGGGVHYCLGSQLAKMMLRHALKELLFRIPEFQTSNPRFMGTNFMRAVTHLDFEFTPERKET, translated from the coding sequence ATGACGATCGAGCACCAGCTTCCCGACATCGACTGGGATGACGACGGCCAGGCCGACTTCCTCCCGGCGACGAACCTGAACAAGCCGGACTACGACCCGGTGGACGTCTCGTCGAAGGCGTTCTGGAGCCAGTTGCTCGAGGATCAGGACCGCTCGTTCGCGATCCTGCGCCGGGAGCGTCCGGTGTCCTGGCAGCGTCCCGTCGAGGACGCGGTGACCCCGGACCCGGACGACCCCGGCTTCTGGGCGCTGACCCGCCTGGAGGACATCCAGCGGGTCAGCCGCGACAACGAGACCTTCATCTCGGGGCAGGGCGTGCTGTTCGACATGCTCCCGCCGATCTTCCTGGAGATGTCGCAGTCCTTCCTCGCGATGGACGACCCGGAGCACGCGAAGCTGCGCCGGCTGGTGTCCTCCGCCTTCACCCCGAGGCAGGTCCGGCGCATGGAGGACAAGATCCGCGAGATCACCACGCAGTGCGTCGACGACATCGTCGACAAGGGGAAGATCGACTTTCCGGCCGAGTTCTGCAGCCGCTTCCCGCTGAGAGTCCACTGCGCGATCTGGGGCGTGCCGGACCACCTCGCCGAGGAGACCGGGGCCGCGGCCCGCGACGTCGTCGCCTGGGCCGACCCGGACCTGCTCGCCGGCCGGGACCCGCAGGAGGTCCAGGTCGAGGCCTGTGCCCGCCTGCACGACATCGCCGCCGAGATGATCTCGGAGCGACGGCAGAACCGTCGTGACGACCTCATGCAGGCGCTGATGGACGCCGAGATCGACGGCGAACAGCTCGACGAGGCGCAGATCGGCGCCTTCTTCGTGTTGATGTCCGTGGCCGGCACCGACACCACGCAGCACACCACGACATTCGCCGTGATGGGGCTCACGGAATTCCCCGAGCAGAAGAAGTGGCTGCTCGAGGACTTCGACAACCGCATTGACGGGGCGGTCGAGGAGTTCATCCGTTTCGGCACGCCGGTGATGACCTTCCGGCGCACCGCGGTGCGGGAGACGGAGATCGCCGGGCAGCGCATCATGCCTGGTGACAAGGTGGTTTTCCTCTACGCGTCGGGCAATCGCGACGACACGTTGATCGACCGCCCGTGGGAGCTGGACCTCTCCCGGGATCCCAACCCGCACTGCGGATTCGGCGGGGGAGGGGTGCATTACTGCCTCGGCAGCCAGCTTGCGAAAATGATGCTCCGGCACGCACTGAAGGAGTTGCTGTTCCGGATCCCGGAGTTTCAGACCAGCAACCCGCGCTTCATGGGGACAAACTTCATGCGGGCGGTCACCCACCTGGACTTCGAGTTCACGCCCGAGCGCAAGGAGACATGA
- a CDS encoding zinc-dependent alcohol dehydrogenase: MKAVVLRGPHDVVVEEVPVPSEIGPDEVLLKVEKTAICGTDLHVYDGRMELEPDLRLGHEFLGTVVEVGSAVGLFSEGDRGVASCVVNCGFCHQCRRQQPGKCQGVRMYGMGLTFGGLDGGQSEYVIVPAADLSMRKVPEGTAGTDDDFLFVGDIMTTGYESVRHFGRPGDIVAIVGAGPVGMCAAMAAQALGMGKVIVIDKVASRLKEAEAFGAIGINADETNVVDAVYDLTEWRGADLVIDAVGHPSALETALKLPRFGGSLYIPGAYAEESLELPWGEMWMKSLNISGGISNFTLYMDEVINLIAAGKLSPSAVISHTLPLTEAAEAYRMFEAREATKILLDPAR, from the coding sequence ATGAAAGCGGTGGTGCTGCGGGGCCCGCACGACGTGGTCGTCGAGGAGGTGCCCGTCCCCTCCGAGATCGGCCCCGACGAGGTCCTGCTGAAGGTCGAGAAGACCGCCATCTGCGGCACCGACCTCCACGTCTACGACGGGCGTATGGAGCTCGAGCCCGACCTGCGCCTCGGCCACGAGTTCCTCGGCACGGTCGTCGAGGTCGGTTCCGCTGTCGGCCTGTTCAGTGAGGGTGACCGCGGCGTCGCGTCCTGCGTCGTCAACTGCGGCTTCTGCCACCAGTGCCGTCGCCAGCAGCCCGGCAAGTGCCAGGGCGTGCGGATGTACGGCATGGGCCTGACGTTCGGCGGACTCGACGGTGGTCAGTCCGAGTACGTGATCGTCCCCGCCGCGGACCTCTCGATGCGGAAGGTCCCCGAGGGCACCGCCGGCACCGACGACGACTTCCTGTTCGTCGGCGACATCATGACCACCGGCTACGAGTCGGTCCGTCACTTCGGCCGCCCCGGCGACATCGTCGCGATCGTCGGCGCCGGCCCGGTCGGCATGTGTGCGGCGATGGCCGCCCAGGCGCTCGGCATGGGCAAGGTCATCGTGATCGACAAGGTCGCCTCCCGGCTGAAGGAGGCCGAGGCCTTCGGCGCCATCGGTATCAACGCCGACGAGACCAACGTCGTCGACGCCGTCTACGACCTGACCGAGTGGCGCGGCGCCGACCTCGTGATCGACGCCGTGGGTCACCCGTCGGCCCTGGAGACCGCGCTGAAGCTGCCGCGCTTCGGCGGCTCGCTCTACATCCCCGGCGCCTACGCCGAGGAGTCGCTGGAGCTGCCGTGGGGCGAGATGTGGATGAAGAGCCTCAACATCTCCGGCGGCATCTCGAACTTCACGCTCTACATGGACGAGGTCATCAACCTCATCGCCGCCGGCAAGCTCTCGCCCTCCGCCGTCATCTCGCACACCTTGCCGCTCACCGAGGCGGCCGAGGCGTACCGCATGTTCGAGGCTCGCGAGGCCACGAAGATCCTGCTCGACCCCGCACGCTGA
- a CDS encoding SCP2 sterol-binding domain-containing protein codes for MAYFADANEVDKYIGGVFRAAAEHPENGPKFKSAGIVMKVLYTDPDVEMNIVMRDPMQVVLGPIDEEADVTLMMKADTADKFWRGEYNLAVGMAKGEVKAKGPVNKILKLVPLTKPLFPMYREAIAEKDAQG; via the coding sequence ATGGCTTACTTCGCCGACGCCAACGAGGTCGACAAGTACATCGGTGGTGTCTTCCGCGCTGCCGCGGAGCACCCGGAGAACGGCCCGAAGTTCAAGTCCGCGGGCATCGTGATGAAGGTCCTCTACACGGACCCCGACGTCGAGATGAACATCGTCATGCGCGACCCGATGCAGGTCGTCCTCGGTCCGATCGACGAGGAGGCCGACGTGACGCTGATGATGAAGGCCGACACCGCCGACAAGTTCTGGCGCGGTGAGTACAACCTCGCCGTCGGCATGGCCAAGGGCGAGGTCAAGGCCAAGGGCCCGGTCAACAAGATCCTCAAGCTCGTCCCGCTGACCAAGCCGCTGTTCCCGATGTACCGCGAGGCGATCGCGGAGAAGGACGCCCAGGGCTGA
- a CDS encoding alpha/beta hydrolase — protein MSEPLTDAYVGGTGTPMVLFHGINGSWRIWRPVIPTLEQRHALFVPTLIGHRGGPELAAGPNGIRVIADDMENRMDKAGISRAHLVGNSLGGWLALEMAARGRGRSVVAFSPAGTYTSERDLRRIGTLLKVAKATAHRKSVARLMAKPRTRKVLLRSAMLRGDLIPAEDLAGMNEDLQACTMLDGLLASLRQTGPTRELAIAADCPVRIVWAERDRTIPYKRYGAPWREILPGAEFLTMPGIGHVPMYDDPALVTRTILEFTDRVDHPTTPPTTRRATEEPAE, from the coding sequence ATGAGCGAGCCGTTGACCGATGCCTACGTGGGCGGCACCGGGACCCCGATGGTGCTCTTCCACGGCATCAACGGGTCCTGGCGCATCTGGCGCCCGGTGATCCCGACGCTCGAGCAGCGGCATGCGCTGTTCGTCCCGACGCTGATCGGCCACCGGGGCGGCCCGGAGCTCGCGGCCGGCCCCAACGGCATCCGCGTCATCGCGGACGACATGGAGAACCGGATGGACAAGGCGGGGATCTCCCGCGCCCATCTGGTCGGCAACTCCCTGGGTGGCTGGCTCGCGCTGGAGATGGCGGCCCGCGGCCGCGGCCGGTCCGTCGTCGCGTTCTCGCCGGCGGGCACGTACACCTCCGAGCGCGACCTGCGCCGGATCGGGACGCTGCTCAAGGTGGCGAAGGCGACCGCGCATCGGAAGTCCGTCGCCCGACTGATGGCGAAGCCGCGTACCCGGAAGGTGCTGCTGCGCTCCGCGATGCTGCGCGGCGACCTCATCCCGGCTGAGGACCTCGCCGGCATGAACGAGGACCTGCAGGCCTGCACGATGCTCGACGGCCTGCTCGCCTCGCTTCGGCAGACCGGCCCGACCCGCGAGCTCGCGATCGCGGCCGACTGCCCCGTCCGCATCGTGTGGGCCGAGCGCGACCGCACGATCCCGTACAAGCGCTACGGCGCGCCGTGGCGGGAGATCCTTCCCGGCGCCGAGTTCCTCACGATGCCCGGCATCGGGCACGTCCCCATGTACGACGACCCCGCGTTGGTGACGCGCACGATCCTGGAGTTCACCGACCGCGTCGACCACCCCACGACCCCACCAACCACCCGACGTGCGACGGAGGAACCCGCCGAATGA
- a CDS encoding prephenate dehydratase, giving the protein MSSPSPGRSPGRIAYQGEPGSNSQLACAQAWPDHPTVPLPTFEDVFAAVVDGEVERALIPIENSVAGRVADIHHLLPTSGLHIVGEHFLPIHFHLMVLPGAPVEKLRTAHSHAHALGQCRKAIRRLGLRPVVAGDTAGAAREIAEAGDPTAAALSPEPAAELYGLEIAERNVEDEAHNATRFVMLAREPAEVPEDAPDVVTAFVFRVRNLPAALYKALGGFATNGVNMTKLESYMVDGQFAATQFYAEVDGHPASPGLARALEELTFFAAELKMLGTFSGSPLRHEFVNAGD; this is encoded by the coding sequence GTGAGTTCACCGTCTCCCGGTCGATCCCCCGGCCGGATCGCCTACCAGGGTGAGCCCGGCTCCAACTCGCAGCTGGCGTGCGCTCAGGCGTGGCCGGACCACCCGACCGTGCCGCTGCCGACCTTCGAGGACGTCTTCGCCGCCGTGGTCGACGGTGAGGTCGAGCGCGCGCTGATCCCCATCGAGAACTCCGTGGCCGGTCGCGTGGCCGACATCCACCACCTGCTGCCCACGTCCGGGCTGCACATCGTCGGCGAGCACTTCCTGCCGATCCACTTCCACCTGATGGTGCTGCCCGGCGCCCCGGTGGAGAAGCTGCGCACCGCGCACAGTCACGCCCACGCACTCGGCCAGTGCCGCAAGGCGATCCGCCGCCTCGGTCTGCGCCCGGTCGTCGCCGGGGACACCGCCGGCGCGGCGCGCGAGATCGCGGAGGCGGGCGACCCGACGGCCGCGGCCCTCTCCCCCGAGCCGGCCGCCGAGCTCTACGGACTTGAGATCGCCGAGCGCAACGTCGAGGACGAGGCGCACAACGCGACCCGCTTCGTCATGCTCGCGCGCGAGCCCGCGGAGGTCCCCGAGGACGCCCCCGACGTCGTGACCGCGTTCGTGTTCCGCGTCCGCAACCTGCCGGCCGCGCTGTACAAGGCACTCGGCGGGTTCGCCACCAACGGCGTGAACATGACCAAGCTCGAGTCGTACATGGTCGACGGACAGTTCGCGGCCACCCAGTTCTACGCCGAGGTGGACGGCCACCCCGCCTCGCCGGGTCTGGCGCGGGCCCTCGAGGAACTCACCTTCTTCGCGGCCGAGCTCAAGATGCTCGGCACGTTCTCCGGCTCCCCGCTCCGGCACGAGTTCGTCAACGCCGGCGACTGA
- a CDS encoding wax ester/triacylglycerol synthase domain-containing protein, whose protein sequence is MTTETPMASAEWGGGSDVMNAFEALMWRVEDASPVRSTCVGIELLDGTPNWNAVVETHHRLTRLIPRLRHRVVSPPMGLAPPRWAEDPNFDLHYHLRRTRLPDDAGWAGLLAAAEKAAMRGFDRARPPWEAVLYEGMPDGKSAYVLKLHHSISDGLGIMKLLTYLNPPAGLETPPGPELTPRPSKVMTPLDALRAHAVEGVLGTPDVLRKAGGTALRALSNPPESVRASARYTSSLKRVLSPPAAEPSPLLAERSTNWRFAALDVDFAALRAAAKTVGASINDAYLAALLGGYRLYHEAMGVPPQPVPIAIPMSLRPAEAANGGNEIASARLAGPMEIVDPAKRMLEIGDQVRRARAEPAMNNLSVIAPAIARLPAGVIAQIAGGMTRANDLQASNVPGPRVEVHLAGVRVERLYGYAPLPGCPAMITLATHGPVACVGVNYDAASFTDPETFVHSLVGGFDEVLRVGGDNPPPVLAR, encoded by the coding sequence GTGACCACCGAGACCCCCATGGCGAGCGCCGAGTGGGGCGGCGGCAGCGACGTGATGAACGCCTTCGAGGCGCTCATGTGGCGGGTCGAGGACGCCTCCCCGGTTCGGTCGACCTGCGTCGGCATCGAGCTGCTCGACGGCACGCCGAACTGGAACGCTGTCGTCGAGACGCACCACCGCCTGACCCGGCTGATCCCGCGCCTGCGGCACCGCGTCGTCTCCCCGCCGATGGGGCTGGCGCCGCCGCGGTGGGCCGAGGACCCGAACTTCGACCTGCACTACCACCTGCGCCGGACGCGTCTGCCCGACGACGCGGGCTGGGCGGGCCTGCTCGCTGCCGCGGAGAAGGCGGCGATGCGCGGCTTCGACCGGGCGCGCCCGCCGTGGGAGGCCGTGCTCTACGAGGGCATGCCGGACGGCAAGTCGGCGTACGTCCTGAAGCTGCATCACTCGATCTCCGACGGTCTCGGGATCATGAAGCTGCTGACGTACCTGAATCCGCCGGCCGGGCTGGAGACCCCGCCCGGCCCGGAACTGACGCCCCGTCCGAGCAAAGTGATGACGCCCCTCGACGCCCTGCGCGCCCACGCGGTCGAGGGCGTGCTCGGGACGCCGGACGTCCTGCGGAAGGCCGGCGGCACCGCGCTGCGGGCGCTGTCGAACCCGCCGGAGTCGGTCCGCGCCTCGGCGCGTTACACCTCCTCGCTCAAGCGGGTGCTCTCGCCCCCCGCGGCGGAACCGTCCCCGCTGCTGGCGGAGCGGAGCACCAACTGGCGCTTCGCCGCGCTGGACGTCGACTTCGCCGCGCTGCGCGCGGCCGCGAAGACCGTCGGCGCCTCGATCAACGACGCCTACCTCGCCGCCCTGCTCGGCGGGTACCGGCTCTACCACGAGGCGATGGGGGTGCCCCCGCAGCCGGTGCCGATCGCCATCCCGATGTCGCTGCGTCCCGCGGAGGCCGCGAACGGCGGCAACGAGATCGCCAGCGCCCGCCTCGCCGGACCGATGGAGATCGTCGACCCCGCGAAGCGGATGCTCGAGATCGGGGATCAGGTGCGCCGCGCCCGCGCTGAGCCGGCGATGAACAACCTCAGCGTGATCGCCCCGGCGATCGCCCGGCTCCCCGCGGGCGTCATCGCCCAGATCGCGGGCGGCATGACGAGGGCGAACGACCTCCAGGCGAGCAACGTCCCCGGTCCCCGGGTCGAGGTCCACCTCGCCGGGGTGCGCGTGGAACGGTTGTACGGGTACGCCCCGCTGCCGGGGTGTCCCGCGATGATCACCCTCGCGACGCACGGCCCGGTCGCGTGCGTCGGCGTCAACTACGACGCGGCGTCGTTCACCGACCCGGAGACCTTCGTGCACTCGCTCGTGGGCGGGTTCGACGAGGTGCTGCGGGTCGGCGGCGACAACCCGCCGCCGGTGCTGGCGCGCTAG
- a CDS encoding lysophospholipase, translating to MTTTDFELTGSQGKLVVRKATPATAQRVVVIAHGFGEHSGRYAHVIDRLVADGAVVYAPDHRGHGRSDGPRAVVDDVEAMADDLNLVVARAAEENPGLPLVLIGHSMGGLMSLRYAQRYGSALTGLVVSGPFLGNPAMAPLLDMEVLPDIPIDPAALSRDPAVGEAYAADPLVYHGPLIKESFVGMFAAVEAVAAGPVLSLPVLWVHGEADQLADYPSAKVLVEKVAGNDLLARSYPGAAHEVFNETNKNEVLDEVATFVARVA from the coding sequence ATGACCACCACCGACTTCGAGCTCACCGGCTCCCAGGGCAAGCTCGTCGTCCGTAAGGCGACGCCGGCCACGGCACAGCGCGTCGTCGTGATCGCGCACGGCTTCGGTGAGCACTCCGGCCGGTACGCGCACGTCATCGACCGCCTGGTCGCCGACGGGGCCGTCGTGTACGCGCCGGACCACCGGGGCCACGGCCGGTCCGACGGCCCGCGGGCGGTCGTGGACGACGTGGAGGCGATGGCGGACGACCTGAACCTGGTCGTGGCGCGCGCCGCCGAGGAGAACCCCGGCCTGCCGCTGGTGCTCATCGGCCACTCGATGGGCGGGCTGATGTCGCTGCGCTACGCCCAGCGGTACGGCTCGGCGCTGACCGGGCTCGTCGTCTCCGGCCCGTTCCTCGGCAACCCGGCGATGGCGCCGCTGCTCGACATGGAGGTCCTGCCGGACATCCCCATCGACCCGGCCGCGCTCTCGCGCGACCCCGCCGTGGGCGAGGCCTACGCGGCGGACCCGCTGGTCTACCACGGTCCGCTGATCAAGGAGTCGTTCGTCGGCATGTTCGCCGCCGTCGAGGCCGTCGCCGCCGGCCCGGTGCTCTCGCTCCCGGTGCTGTGGGTGCACGGCGAGGCCGACCAGCTCGCCGACTACCCGTCGGCGAAGGTCCTCGTCGAGAAGGTCGCCGGCAACGACCTCCTCGCCCGTTCGTACCCGGGCGCCGCGCACGAGGTCTTCAACGAGACCAACAAGAACGAGGTGCTCGACGAGGTCGCGACCTTCGTCGCCCGCGTGGCCTGA
- a CDS encoding TetR/AcrR family transcriptional regulator: protein MTDPAQAPSSGGPTDGAPGAGRRRGDRSADSRALILEAAVNCLAEKGYADTTTLAIQARAGVSRGRLLHHFPSRDALLVAAAQHLAAERLLDGERWAAGLGPESGGDRERVIAAVKRCWSTFEQPYFWAAVELWVACRTRPELRETLRPEEHRLGAAIRQTVAVMYGPKLSAHPNFPAVRDLLFTSMRGVMLTYTFDARDPAADRHLPIWIDAALTLLEVED from the coding sequence GTGACGGACCCTGCGCAGGCCCCCTCCTCCGGCGGTCCCACCGACGGAGCGCCGGGCGCCGGCCGCCGACGCGGGGACCGGAGCGCGGACAGCCGCGCCCTGATCCTTGAGGCCGCCGTGAACTGCCTGGCCGAGAAGGGCTACGCGGACACGACGACGCTCGCGATCCAGGCGCGCGCCGGAGTCTCCCGCGGCCGTCTGCTGCACCACTTCCCCTCCCGCGACGCGCTGCTGGTCGCGGCCGCCCAGCACCTGGCCGCGGAGCGCCTGCTCGACGGCGAGCGTTGGGCCGCGGGGCTGGGTCCGGAGTCCGGCGGTGACCGCGAGCGGGTGATCGCGGCCGTCAAGCGGTGCTGGTCGACGTTCGAGCAGCCCTACTTCTGGGCCGCGGTCGAGCTCTGGGTCGCCTGCCGCACCCGTCCGGAGCTGCGGGAGACGCTCCGCCCCGAGGAGCATCGCCTCGGCGCGGCGATCCGGCAGACCGTCGCGGTCATGTACGGGCCCAAGCTCTCGGCGCACCCGAACTTCCCGGCGGTGCGCGACCTGCTCTTCACCTCGATGCGCGGGGTCATGCTCACCTACACCTTCGACGCCCGGGACCCGGCCGCGGACCGGCACCTACCGATCTGGATCGACGCGGCGCTGACCCTGCTGGAAGTTGAGGACTGA
- a CDS encoding HAD-IB family hydrolase, with the protein MTLDKLLADVFSSPRGPEIGAFFDYDGTLITGYSATTFYNQRFKDLDIGPQELARTLWTAVRGIHTEEDFAALLELSLGAWSGKTEEDMTKLGQKLFVSEIAGKLHTEIWELVEAHRAMEHTIVLASSATRFQVEPMAEAIGADHVLCTPLEAIDGVLTGRTGGTPLWGSQKANAVVDLARAKGIDLTRSFAYSNGDEDVPFLSTVAHPTAVAPDKGLREEAERRGWPVLDCVPRGKRPGVVDLARTGAFYGAFAGAFVAGLGAGLLNRSRGQIVDITSTIGTDLGFALAGVEVKVISGAEHLWSRRPAVFIFNHQSNIDAVVAMKLVRQSYTGVAKKEAKNIPGFGQLFQIADVAFIDRGNVKDPKAALAPAVEKLRNGLSIVLSPEGTRSPTPRLGPFKKGAFHMAMQAGVPIVSMVMKGQNEVMWRGSQTVRSGVIEVVVLPPVETTDWKAEDVSAHAEAIRNDWLHTLAHWPGRPSAPESVTDGAGKATP; encoded by the coding sequence ATGACTCTGGACAAGCTGCTGGCGGACGTCTTCTCCTCGCCCCGCGGGCCGGAGATCGGCGCCTTCTTCGACTACGACGGCACGCTGATCACGGGCTACTCCGCGACGACCTTCTACAACCAGCGCTTCAAGGACCTCGACATCGGTCCCCAGGAACTGGCCAGGACGCTGTGGACCGCCGTGCGGGGAATCCACACGGAGGAGGACTTCGCCGCGCTCCTCGAGCTCTCCCTCGGTGCCTGGAGCGGCAAGACCGAGGAGGACATGACCAAGCTCGGTCAGAAGCTCTTCGTCTCCGAGATCGCCGGCAAGCTGCACACGGAGATCTGGGAGCTGGTCGAGGCCCACCGCGCGATGGAGCACACCATCGTGCTGGCGTCGTCGGCGACGCGGTTCCAGGTCGAGCCGATGGCCGAGGCGATCGGGGCCGACCACGTGCTGTGCACCCCGCTCGAGGCGATCGACGGCGTCCTCACCGGCCGCACCGGCGGCACGCCGCTGTGGGGGAGTCAGAAAGCCAACGCCGTCGTCGATCTCGCCCGCGCCAAGGGCATTGACCTGACGCGCTCGTTCGCCTACAGCAACGGCGACGAGGACGTCCCGTTCCTGTCCACGGTCGCGCACCCCACCGCGGTCGCGCCCGACAAGGGTCTGCGCGAGGAGGCGGAGCGGCGCGGTTGGCCCGTGCTGGACTGCGTGCCGCGCGGGAAGCGCCCGGGCGTCGTCGATCTCGCCCGCACCGGCGCGTTCTACGGCGCCTTCGCCGGAGCGTTCGTGGCCGGCCTGGGCGCGGGCCTGCTCAACCGCAGCCGCGGGCAGATCGTCGACATCACCTCGACGATCGGCACCGACCTCGGCTTCGCGCTCGCCGGGGTCGAGGTGAAGGTCATCTCCGGCGCCGAGCACCTGTGGTCGCGCCGGCCCGCGGTGTTCATCTTCAACCACCAGAGCAACATCGACGCGGTCGTCGCGATGAAGCTGGTGCGCCAGAGCTACACGGGCGTGGCGAAGAAGGAGGCGAAGAACATCCCCGGCTTCGGCCAGCTGTTCCAGATCGCCGACGTCGCCTTCATCGACCGTGGCAACGTCAAAGACCCCAAGGCCGCGCTGGCGCCGGCGGTCGAGAAGCTCCGCAACGGCCTGTCGATCGTGCTCTCCCCGGAGGGCACGCGCTCGCCCACCCCGCGCCTCGGGCCCTTCAAGAAGGGCGCGTTCCACATGGCCATGCAGGCCGGCGTCCCCATCGTCTCGATGGTGATGAAGGGTCAGAACGAGGTCATGTGGCGGGGTTCTCAGACCGTGCGGTCCGGTGTCATCGAGGTCGTCGTGCTCCCGCCGGTCGAGACCACCGACTGGAAGGCCGAGGACGTCAGCGCGCACGCCGAGGCGATCCGCAACGACTGGCTGCACACGCTCGCGCACTGGCCGGGCCGGCCCTCCGCTCCCGAGTCGGTGACCGACGGCGCCGGAAAGGCGACGCCGTGA